AGAAGAAGGCGAACGAGGCCGTCATGGCGCCCAGCGCGAAGGCGACCTTGCGGCCCTCGTACTGGCTGGAGATCGAGCCCAGCAGGACCACGGTGTCCAGGTAGACGTGCGGGTTGAGCCAGGTGAAGGCCAGGCAGGTCGCCAGCGTGGCGCCCAGCCCGGCGGCCTGGCGCGACGATGGCGTCAGGCTGCCGTGGTTGCGCAGCGCGGAGCGGAAGCTGCGCGCCGCGTAGGTCAGCAGGAACAGCGCGCCGCCGTAGCGCAGCACCGGTTCCAGCCAGGGCAGGGCGTTCGACGCCAGGCCGAAGCCGGCGACACCCGCGGCGATCAGCACGGCATCCGATACCGCGCACACCAGGCAGACGGCAAAGACGTGTTCCTGGCGCAGGCCTTGCCGCAGGACGAAGGCATTCTGCGCGCCGATCGCCAGGATCAGGCTGAGGCTGAGGAAAAAACCGGGGAAAAAGGCGCTGGTCATGTCGTACCTTGAATCAAGGGCGACAGACTAGCGGCTGCGGCTTAATTAGAGAATCTAAAGATCCTAATCTATCTTTAGCAACACTGAATTTCTGGCGGCGTCATGTCGCCGCTCGGGATCAATGGCGCGAGCCGCCCTGGCCGGGTTGCAGCTTGTCCAGCTGGGCCTGCAGGGAATCGAGCAGCAGCTGTAATTGCTCGGAGGTCACGGCATAAACGCGGCCCCGTTCGCTGCGCGTGGCCGCCGCGGGCGACGGGTCGTTCAGGAAGTCCAGCCGCAGCAGCAGCGAATCGTGTTCCACCAACGGCATCATGGCCCAGCCGGTCACCGGCGAGACGGCCTCGCCGGTCTTGAAATCTCTGTCTTGCACCTTGGCATCCTGTTCACGTGGTCGGCAGGCGACCGTATGTGGGGATTTTATTTATTCAGCTTAATGTCAGCAAGCGCGTTGAAAAGGACGGCGCCTGCGGAGGGCGGGGGGCGCATGGCGATCGACGGGGGACGGGGACTACCGGATCCTGTTGCCGGACCCATTCACCCATTGAGCGGTTTGATGATGGAAACTCGGACTGAGTGATGGGCGCTGGCGCGGGACGTGGGCAACAAAAAGGCGCCCCGTAGATGGGCGCCTTGTGGCGGGGGGGCCTTGAAGCCAGGCTAGCCGGCGTCCTGGTCCGCCGCGCGCAGCAAGCTGTAAAGCTTGTCCTTGAGCAGCAGTTTTTCCTTTTTCAGGACTTCGACGTTGGTGTCCGAGGCCGGCACGATGCCCGCCTCCATGTTCTTGATTTCCTGGTCCAGGTCGTTGTGGCGCTGGAACAGGGCGGAGAAATGTCCGTTTTCGGCTTTCAGGCGGGTAATCAGTTGGCGGTACTCAGGGAACATGACGGCCTCTTGCGTGATCCGGTTGAAGGGGGGCTGCGCGGGGCCGGCGGGCCGGCCCGTAATTGAGCTGTCGGTTCCATGACATCGCAATGGCCCGTCAAAGTCAACCCGCCGCGCCCGCGGCGGCGCGCGGGAATTGACGCGGCGCAAGGGCGTCGCGGCCGGAGATCGCCTGGTCTCATCTCCTCACGTTTATTTACATGGCTTTCAAAGACCGGGGATACACTCGCTTCCCCGTGGTCTGCCATAAAAAAGAAATGAATCAGCGTGCGCCCATCCATCGCCGGGTCCTGGAATTGTTCAAGCAGGACGGCCGCATCCACCCGGGGACCGGGATGATCACCGGCGTGATCGCGCTGTTCCTGGCGATCCTGTCGGTCCTGGGCGTCCTGGCATTCCATTTCCCG
The window above is part of the Achromobacter deleyi genome. Proteins encoded here:
- a CDS encoding LysE/ArgO family amino acid transporter translates to MTSAFFPGFFLSLSLILAIGAQNAFVLRQGLRQEHVFAVCLVCAVSDAVLIAAGVAGFGLASNALPWLEPVLRYGGALFLLTYAARSFRSALRNHGSLTPSSRQAAGLGATLATCLAFTWLNPHVYLDTVVLLGSISSQYEGRKVAFALGAMTASFAFFFTLGFGARLLRPVFASQTAWRILDALVGVAMLAIAVKLLWP
- a CDS encoding YdcH family protein, encoding MFPEYRQLITRLKAENGHFSALFQRHNDLDQEIKNMEAGIVPASDTNVEVLKKEKLLLKDKLYSLLRAADQDAG